One genomic window of Arachis stenosperma cultivar V10309 chromosome 10, arast.V10309.gnm1.PFL2, whole genome shotgun sequence includes the following:
- the LOC130954545 gene encoding E3 ubiquitin-protein ligase AIRP2-like, with the protein MEMMPYQLSRLPYHDSLKLLEADIQHANSLAAAIPGTEGGTVLQMKLVYNHLAPLVLLFLQWMDCSCASFLHRYLNLFHIVIYKVHNDGRNMSSHGRKATIGDFYAVILPSLQRLHGSLEKLETSKEGQSLSMEHSSYGKKMIVEGDGKLTNVDLQREDECDICLEPCTKMVLPNCCHAMCIRCYRKWNTRSQSCPFCRGSLRRVNSEDLWVLTCNEDVVDAETVSKEDLWRFYLYINKLPKYHPEALFVMYYEYLI; encoded by the exons ATGGAAATGATGCCATACCAGCTTTCCAGGTTACCATACCATGATTCTCTCAAACTTCTGGAGGCTGATATACAGCATGCCAATTCTTT GGCTGCAGCAATTCCAGGAACAGAAGGTGGAACTGTTCTTCAAATGAAATTGGTTTATAATCACTTGGCTCCTTTGGTTCTCTTGTTTCTACAGTGGATGGATTGTTCCTGTGCTAGCTTTCTACACAGATATCTCAATCTCTTCCACATAGTTATATACAAG GTACACAATGATGGTAGAAACATGTCTAGTCATGGAAGGAAAGCTACCATAGGGGACTTTTATG CTGTTATATTGCCATCTCTCCAGCGGCTTCACGGTAGCTTGGAGAAGTTGGAGACTTCGAAAGAAGGCCAATCATTGAGCATGGAACATTCAAGTTATGGCAAGAAGATGATTGTTGAAGGTGATGGGAAACTAACCAATGTTGACTTGCAAAGAGAGGATGAATGTGATATTTGCTTAGAGCCTTGCACCAAAATGGTCCTGCCTAATTGTTGCCATGCCATGTGTATCCGGTGCTACCGCAAGTG GAACACCCGGTCGCAGTCTTGCCCTTTTTGCCGCGGTAGCTTGAGGAGGGTTAACTCTGAGGATCTTTGGGTGCTAACTTGCAATGAAGATGTTGTTGATGCTGAAACAGTTTCTAAGGAAGACTTGTGGCGTTTCTACCTTTATATCAATAAGCTACCAAAATATCACCCAGAAGCACTTTTTGTAATGTACTATGAATATCTCATTTGA